Proteins encoded together in one bacterium window:
- a CDS encoding sodium:solute symporter, with product MEYGWLSVIPPLFAIALAIKTRQVFLSLFLGIVVGWIIISGGNILKGFELSLQSIVDVFKDAGNTRVVIFCALVGALISLTQANGGVQGFVDFIQKKNIVNSRRRASVFSFFVGCIVFIESTISCLVTGTIFHPIFERFKISREKLAYICDTTSSPVCILIPLNAWGAYVVSLLEKESAYGGFGDPVSLFLSTIPLNFYSIISVLFAGFIAFSYKDFGAMKKAENRSEKLGKTIADGAVPMISEEVSSLKPKKGIQHKSFNMIIPILVMIIMMPVSLLITGDGNLTSGSGTTSVLWSVLAAILVAGIISLIQNILTLKEVMDYTLKGISGLVPLAILMVFAFSIGDTCRTLGTGIYVASLSKDFLNPSVIAPILFITSAFISFSTGTSWGTFAIMIPIAVPTALFAEASLPLSLAAVLSGSVFGDHCSPISDTTIVSSMASACDHIDHVRTQMPYALLIALISAILFFLAGAF from the coding sequence ATGGAATATGGATGGCTCTCAGTTATTCCACCTTTGTTCGCCATAGCACTTGCGATTAAAACCCGGCAGGTTTTTCTGTCGTTGTTTCTTGGAATTGTGGTAGGCTGGATAATCATTTCGGGCGGAAATATATTAAAGGGATTTGAACTATCACTTCAATCAATTGTGGATGTCTTCAAGGATGCAGGAAATACTCGTGTTGTAATTTTTTGTGCATTAGTGGGCGCATTAATTTCTTTAACACAAGCGAATGGTGGAGTGCAGGGCTTCGTTGATTTTATTCAGAAGAAAAATATCGTAAACAGCAGGAGGCGTGCGAGTGTCTTTTCTTTTTTTGTAGGGTGTATAGTTTTCATTGAGTCTACAATTTCCTGTTTAGTTACAGGAACGATCTTTCATCCTATATTTGAACGATTCAAGATTTCGCGAGAGAAGCTTGCGTATATTTGTGATACAACTTCTTCGCCTGTCTGTATTTTGATTCCACTTAATGCCTGGGGAGCTTATGTAGTTTCATTATTAGAGAAAGAATCTGCGTATGGAGGGTTTGGTGATCCCGTTTCACTTTTTCTAAGTACGATTCCCTTAAATTTTTACTCGATAATCTCTGTTCTGTTTGCCGGATTCATTGCTTTCAGTTACAAAGATTTTGGAGCAATGAAAAAAGCAGAAAACAGATCTGAAAAATTAGGAAAGACTATTGCTGATGGTGCCGTTCCGATGATCTCTGAGGAGGTATCTTCACTAAAACCAAAAAAGGGAATTCAGCATAAATCTTTTAATATGATAATTCCAATTTTAGTGATGATAATAATGATGCCTGTTAGTTTACTAATTACAGGAGATGGAAATCTAACTTCCGGTTCAGGAACGACTTCTGTCCTTTGGTCAGTATTAGCGGCTATTCTAGTTGCCGGAATAATTTCTTTAATTCAAAATATTTTAACTTTAAAAGAAGTGATGGATTACACTCTTAAAGGAATTTCCGGATTAGTTCCACTTGCAATCTTAATGGTATTTGCTTTTTCAATTGGTGATACTTGCAGAACACTTGGCACCGGTATTTATGTTGCCTCGTTATCAAAAGATTTCCTGAATCCTTCTGTAATAGCTCCGATACTTTTTATTACATCAGCATTTATTTCTTTCTCAACAGGAACAAGCTGGGGAACATTTGCGATAATGATTCCGATTGCTGTTCCGACTGCTCTTTTTGCTGAGGCTTCGCTTCCACTTTCTTTGGCTGCAGTTTTAAGTGGAAGTGTGTTTGGAGATCATTGTTCACCTATATCAGATACTACTATTGTTTCCTCCATGGCTTCTGCTTGCGATCACATAGATCATGTAAGAACTCAAATGCCTTATGCTTTGCTGATTGCACTTATTTCAGCGATACTATTCTTTCTAGCAGGTGCATTTTGA
- a CDS encoding fatty acid desaturase has product MYLSLDISYWLTLLLSLPAAGFVVRIFIIQHDCGHGSFFESRKANDVWGVICSIFTLTPYYYWRKKHSIHHASAGKLDKRGIGDIYTMTVDEFLQQSKWGRFKYRLYRNPIFLFIVIPFILFVIIYRLPLPLVKSLRKLHPSVYLTSLFLLLLATGMIWVFGWQAFLLVQLPITFIASSTGTWLFYVQHQFEDTYWTQDNSWDYELAALQGSSYYKLPKVLQWFTGNIGFHHIHHLSPKIPNYLLEKCYKENPDFQKAPILTLSSSFRSMFLRLWYEKEKKLISFRYLKRVLPELQTNFSDK; this is encoded by the coding sequence ATGTATCTGAGTTTAGATATAAGCTATTGGCTGACACTTTTACTTTCTTTACCTGCAGCAGGATTTGTTGTAAGAATTTTTATTATTCAGCATGATTGCGGACATGGATCCTTTTTCGAATCAAGAAAAGCAAATGATGTTTGGGGTGTTATATGCAGCATATTCACTTTAACACCTTATTACTACTGGCGGAAAAAACATTCTATTCATCACGCCAGTGCCGGTAAACTGGATAAACGAGGGATTGGCGACATATACACAATGACAGTTGACGAATTTCTTCAACAATCAAAATGGGGAAGATTTAAATATCGTTTATATCGCAATCCGATATTTTTATTTATTGTAATTCCGTTCATTCTTTTTGTGATTATTTACCGCCTTCCACTTCCGCTTGTAAAGAGTTTAAGGAAACTTCATCCGAGTGTTTATCTTACAAGTTTGTTTCTTTTACTTTTGGCTACAGGAATGATTTGGGTTTTTGGATGGCAAGCATTTTTACTTGTTCAACTTCCAATAACATTCATAGCATCGTCGACGGGAACATGGCTATTTTATGTTCAGCATCAATTTGAAGATACATACTGGACACAAGATAATTCATGGGATTACGAGTTAGCAGCTTTACAGGGAAGTTCATACTACAAACTTCCTAAAGTGCTGCAATGGTTTACCGGAAATATCGGTTTTCATCACATACATCACCTCAGTCCAAAAATTCCTAACTACTTACTTGAAAAATGTTATAAGGAAAATCCGGATTTTCAGAAAGCACCCATATTAACACTTAGCTCAAGTTTCCGAAGTATGTTTTTAAGATTATGGTATGAGAAAGAAAAAAAACTCATAAGCTTTCGTTACTTAAAAAGAGTTTTACCTGAGCTGCAAACCAATTTTTCTGATAAATAA
- the polA gene encoding DNA polymerase I: MKESKSSEFTDKTFVIIDAMAMAYRAYFAFINRPLTTKSGEPTSAVFGFMNQLVKVLEDHKPDFIAVASDSKEKTFRHDMYKEYKATREAMPDDMIPQIGRIKEIVELLNIPLYIKPGYEADDIIGTAVRLAEKKGMISYAVTPDKDYMQLVTDKTIIAKPGRGSDEVAFFDVKKVKENFGFEPEQMIDYLALVGDSSDNIPGVKGVGEKTALPLIQQFGSIENLYDNLDKVDKAGTKKKLEENKDNAFLSKELATINCNVPMEIDFEKAKFGKPNFDKLRDVFVELEFKSLYTRLMKIYEQENQKQEIKEEEFSNSSTFDKSKSKYELITNKKDAEKLADKLSKKELIVFDTETDSLDQFELSIVGASFSTKSGEGYFIAIDPGSKIFSDGKNRLPVDNFIKIFKPIFENKKIKKVCQNGKFDISVMRGLGIKVENFYFDTMVASYLIDPDQKHGMDDLSEKFLNYKPIPLSSLIGEKKDPSKMFDVEVEKLSDYAAEDADITFQLYEILSKEIEKEKLDRVAFDVDFPLVPVLEDMEHEGVNIDKKALESFSKDLQKLITSYTKKIYKSAGEEFNISSPKQLQVILFEKLGLESGRKTKTGFSTDARALENLRDQHEIIEMILDYRQASKLKSTYADSLPNLINSKTGRVHTDFNQTVAATGRLSSLNPNLQNIPIRTEMGKEVRKAFVPRDKNYVLLSADYSQIELRLLAAICKDEALMKAFKSGEDIHRSTAALVFMVDPKDVTPDMRRKAKEVNFGILYGIGPFGLKTRLGIPQSHAKDIIELYFKTFKNVRKYMDDSVKKAQEKGFAETLLGRRRFLRNINSNNRVVRQFEERVAINMPIQGTAADMIKLAMIKIHSELEKRNAKTKMVLQVHDELVFDAHKDEVEDLRPMIKEIMEKALPVDVPILVDTGVGENWLDAH; this comes from the coding sequence ATGAAAGAATCTAAAAGTTCAGAATTCACAGATAAAACATTTGTCATCATTGATGCAATGGCAATGGCTTATAGGGCATACTTTGCGTTCATAAACAGACCTTTAACGACAAAAAGTGGTGAGCCCACTTCAGCCGTATTTGGATTTATGAATCAGCTTGTCAAAGTGCTTGAAGATCATAAACCAGATTTTATCGCAGTTGCTTCGGATTCAAAAGAAAAAACATTTCGTCACGATATGTATAAAGAGTACAAAGCAACTCGCGAAGCAATGCCTGATGATATGATTCCACAAATAGGTCGAATAAAAGAGATTGTTGAGTTGCTGAATATTCCCCTTTACATAAAACCCGGATACGAAGCAGATGATATTATCGGAACGGCTGTCAGACTTGCAGAAAAAAAAGGAATGATTTCTTATGCAGTTACTCCTGATAAAGATTATATGCAGTTGGTTACTGATAAAACAATAATTGCAAAACCAGGTCGGGGTTCAGACGAGGTCGCATTTTTTGATGTGAAAAAAGTAAAGGAAAATTTTGGCTTTGAACCAGAGCAGATGATCGATTACCTCGCTTTGGTTGGTGATAGCTCTGATAATATTCCAGGTGTAAAGGGAGTTGGAGAAAAAACGGCACTTCCGTTAATTCAACAGTTTGGTTCGATTGAGAATCTATACGACAATCTTGATAAAGTAGATAAAGCCGGAACAAAGAAAAAGCTGGAAGAAAATAAAGACAATGCTTTTCTCTCTAAGGAGCTTGCAACTATTAACTGCAATGTTCCGATGGAAATTGATTTTGAAAAAGCGAAGTTCGGTAAACCGAACTTTGATAAACTGCGAGATGTATTTGTTGAGTTGGAATTTAAAAGTCTGTATACAAGGTTGATGAAGATTTATGAACAGGAAAATCAGAAGCAGGAAATTAAAGAAGAAGAATTTTCAAATTCTTCAACTTTTGATAAGTCAAAATCAAAATATGAACTCATCACTAATAAAAAAGATGCGGAAAAACTTGCTGACAAATTAAGCAAGAAAGAGTTAATAGTATTCGATACGGAGACTGATTCTCTTGACCAATTCGAGCTGAGTATTGTCGGTGCATCATTCTCTACAAAATCCGGAGAGGGATATTTTATAGCAATTGATCCTGGAAGCAAAATATTTTCTGATGGTAAGAATCGATTGCCCGTCGATAACTTCATAAAAATATTCAAACCGATTTTTGAAAATAAAAAAATCAAGAAAGTCTGTCAGAACGGAAAGTTTGATATTTCTGTGATGAGAGGTTTGGGAATCAAGGTTGAAAATTTTTACTTCGATACAATGGTTGCGAGTTACTTAATCGACCCCGATCAAAAGCACGGAATGGATGATTTGTCTGAAAAGTTTCTCAATTACAAACCAATTCCTCTTTCATCACTAATAGGGGAGAAAAAAGATCCATCGAAAATGTTTGATGTAGAAGTTGAAAAGCTTTCAGATTATGCTGCAGAAGATGCTGACATCACATTCCAGTTGTATGAAATTCTCAGCAAAGAAATTGAAAAAGAAAAATTGGACCGTGTTGCTTTTGATGTTGACTTCCCTCTCGTTCCAGTTCTTGAAGATATGGAGCATGAAGGTGTAAATATTGATAAAAAAGCACTTGAAAGTTTCAGCAAAGATTTACAAAAGCTGATTACTTCATACACAAAAAAAATATATAAATCAGCGGGAGAAGAATTTAATATCAGCTCGCCAAAACAATTACAGGTTATCCTATTCGAAAAACTGGGGCTTGAATCAGGCAGAAAAACAAAAACAGGATTTTCAACTGATGCTCGCGCTTTGGAAAATCTGCGCGATCAACATGAGATAATTGAAATGATTCTTGATTACCGTCAGGCTTCGAAACTAAAATCAACTTATGCTGATTCGTTACCGAATCTTATCAATTCAAAAACGGGAAGAGTTCATACAGATTTCAACCAAACTGTAGCAGCAACGGGAAGACTATCAAGCTTAAATCCAAATCTTCAGAACATACCCATTAGAACAGAAATGGGAAAAGAAGTTCGAAAAGCATTTGTTCCTAGAGATAAAAATTATGTTTTACTCAGCGCAGATTACAGTCAGATAGAACTTCGTTTACTTGCTGCAATCTGCAAAGATGAAGCATTGATGAAAGCTTTTAAAAGCGGGGAAGATATTCACAGAAGTACTGCTGCACTTGTGTTTATGGTCGATCCGAAAGATGTAACACCAGATATGAGAAGAAAAGCAAAAGAAGTAAACTTTGGAATTCTTTATGGCATCGGTCCATTTGGTTTGAAGACGCGATTAGGAATTCCGCAATCACACGCAAAAGATATTATTGAACTTTACTTTAAGACATTTAAAAACGTTAGAAAATATATGGATGATTCTGTGAAGAAGGCACAGGAGAAAGGATTCGCAGAAACTTTGCTTGGCAGAAGAAGATTCCTGAGAAATATTAATAGCAATAACAGAGTTGTCAGACAGTTCGAGGAAAGAGTTGCGATAAATATGCCAATACAAGGGACTGCTGCTGATATGATAAAATTGGCTATGATTAAGATTCACAGTGAGCTGGAAAAAAGAAACGCTAAAACTAAAATGGTCCTTCAGGTGCATGATGAATTGGTATTTGACGCTCACAAAGATGAAGTTGAGGATTTGCGTCCGATGATCAAAGAAATTATGGAAAAAGCTTTGCCTGTTGATGTTCCTATTTTAGTTGATACTGGAGTTGGCGAAAACTGGCTAGATGCGCACTGA
- a CDS encoding glycosyltransferase family 9 protein → MSKIKKDEIKKILCIKPRGIGDIILSTIVLENLKDAFPHSEIHYLTEEFAKRAVENNPFISKVLTFNKEDFILSTIRKVRKEKYDLILDLWSNPKTAQITFFSGAKYRVGFEKRGRNYAYNYRGKNGTMGNHAAEDNLVLLNELDIPIISKKILFKTNSEERSFAKKLFEQTFPKKGTIIIGIIPSGGWDSKRCEVSKWIEICKEIQKKFDAHFLILWGPGDEKDAEEIRVGLTLNPILAPNSSFGQMSALIEKCDLVIANDSGPMHAAAALNIPTIGIFGPTNPENHRPYSEKSGYVIHSELHCIKCNKLVCPYGHECMFELPTEKFLIDIDKLLNQQ, encoded by the coding sequence ATGAGTAAGATTAAGAAGGATGAAATAAAAAAAATTCTTTGTATAAAGCCTCGCGGAATTGGCGATATTATCCTTTCAACGATTGTTCTTGAAAATTTAAAAGATGCATTTCCCCACTCCGAGATTCATTACCTCACAGAAGAATTTGCAAAACGTGCTGTTGAAAATAATCCCTTCATTTCAAAGGTATTAACATTTAATAAAGAGGATTTTATTCTTTCGACAATTCGAAAAGTGCGAAAAGAAAAATATGATCTGATATTGGATTTGTGGTCTAATCCCAAAACAGCGCAGATTACTTTTTTTTCCGGAGCGAAGTACCGTGTAGGATTTGAAAAAAGAGGAAGAAACTATGCATATAATTATCGTGGCAAAAACGGAACGATGGGAAATCATGCTGCGGAAGATAATCTCGTATTATTGAATGAATTGGACATCCCGATTATCTCAAAGAAAATATTATTTAAAACAAATTCAGAAGAAAGATCGTTTGCCAAAAAGTTATTTGAGCAGACTTTTCCGAAAAAGGGAACAATTATAATAGGTATTATTCCTTCCGGAGGTTGGGATTCAAAAAGATGTGAGGTCTCCAAATGGATAGAAATCTGCAAAGAAATACAAAAAAAATTCGATGCTCATTTTTTAATTCTTTGGGGTCCGGGTGATGAAAAAGATGCTGAAGAAATTCGAGTTGGACTAACACTAAATCCGATTCTCGCTCCTAATTCAAGCTTTGGTCAAATGTCTGCTTTGATAGAAAAATGTGATTTGGTTATCGCAAACGATTCAGGTCCGATGCATGCAGCTGCTGCATTAAATATTCCCACAATAGGAATTTTTGGACCCACCAATCCTGAAAACCACAGACCATATTCTGAAAAATCCGGTTATGTAATTCACTCTGAACTTCATTGTATAAAATGTAATAAATTAGTTTGTCCGTATGGCCACGAATGTATGTTCGAACTACCAACTGAGAAATTTCTAATCGATATAGATAAACTCTTAAATCAGCAATGA
- a CDS encoding homocysteine S-methyltransferase family protein: MIKRNPLEQINEKPLILDGAIGSYIQQLGFITDDILWTTKVNFENPELIVQIHREYIDAGANIITTNTFRTNPASLNKSGLSFSSPDYVKQAVSLTNQAADGRNVLIAGSNAPAEDCYQKIRTLPYVELEKNHKYHIDLLIDNDVHFILNETQSHVDEIKIICQHCDKNSIPYVISLYLDDNLNLLSGESVEYVLTFLQDYNPMAIGFNCISTEVFQNLIRSTKLPVLWGYYLNCGSGSPQDKVINCGINPDEYLQIVKTSMEYHPSFVGSCCGSNPEHTKSLRKFFNE, from the coding sequence ATGATTAAAAGAAATCCATTAGAACAAATAAATGAAAAACCACTTATACTGGATGGGGCAATAGGCAGCTATATTCAACAACTAGGATTTATAACTGATGATATCCTGTGGACAACAAAAGTGAACTTTGAAAATCCTGAATTAATAGTTCAAATTCACAGAGAATACATTGATGCGGGAGCAAATATTATTACTACTAATACATTCAGAACTAATCCAGCATCGTTAAATAAATCTGGTTTGTCTTTTTCATCACCAGATTACGTCAAACAGGCTGTGAGTCTGACCAATCAAGCAGCAGATGGTAGGAATGTATTGATTGCCGGTTCAAATGCACCAGCTGAAGATTGTTATCAAAAGATTCGAACTCTACCCTATGTTGAACTTGAGAAAAATCACAAATATCATATTGATTTACTTATAGATAACGATGTTCATTTTATTTTAAATGAAACACAAAGCCATGTAGATGAAATAAAAATTATTTGTCAGCATTGTGATAAAAATTCAATACCTTATGTAATCAGTTTATATCTTGATGATAATTTAAATTTATTATCAGGTGAAAGCGTAGAATATGTTCTTACTTTTCTGCAAGATTACAATCCAATGGCAATTGGATTTAACTGTATATCTACTGAAGTATTTCAAAATCTAATCAGGAGCACGAAGTTACCTGTTCTCTGGGGATATTACTTAAATTGTGGAAGTGGTAGTCCTCAGGATAAAGTCATCAATTGTGGTATTAATCCTGATGAGTATTTACAAATCGTGAAGACATCGATGGAATATCATCCTTCGTTTGTTGGTTCTTGCTGCGGCTCTAATCCGGAACACACAAAAAGTTTAAGGAAATTTTTTAATGAATAA
- the ispE gene encoding 4-(cytidine 5'-diphospho)-2-C-methyl-D-erythritol kinase yields the protein MNKITVDSPAKINLGLNVVRKREDGFHDLETVFIPIMLSDKMTFVRSDKLTFDSNNQQMIAIKDNLILRAIRLLKSNFGQDFNLSIYVEKIIPIGGGLGGGSSNAAVTLKTINKMFNLGFSYNELAKFALNLGSDVPYFLNPIPCFAESRGEILHPLNVEIPYPILIVNPGIKIETAWAFKKISPAKPGKSLKSIFINGALDFDELKSFVKNDFEEIVFETFPEIKDIKNDLYASGAEFALMSGTGSTVYGIFTNLQKAAWAEDFFRKKYFTYLNIPFEKGSIT from the coding sequence ATGAATAAAATTACTGTCGATTCTCCCGCAAAAATCAACTTAGGATTAAACGTTGTAAGAAAGAGAGAAGATGGATTTCACGATTTGGAAACGGTGTTCATACCAATTATGCTTTCCGATAAAATGACTTTTGTTCGATCTGATAAACTGACTTTTGATAGCAACAATCAGCAAATGATTGCAATAAAAGATAATCTGATTCTTCGGGCAATTCGGTTGTTGAAGTCAAATTTCGGACAAGATTTTAATCTCTCTATTTATGTTGAAAAAATTATTCCTATTGGAGGTGGATTAGGTGGAGGAAGCTCAAATGCAGCTGTGACATTGAAAACGATAAATAAAATGTTTAATCTTGGTTTTAGTTATAATGAGTTAGCAAAATTCGCACTAAACTTGGGTTCAGATGTGCCGTATTTTTTGAATCCTATCCCCTGTTTTGCTGAATCACGAGGTGAAATACTTCATCCGTTAAACGTGGAAATTCCATATCCTATTTTGATTGTGAATCCTGGAATTAAGATTGAAACGGCCTGGGCATTCAAAAAAATTAGTCCTGCAAAACCAGGGAAAAGTTTAAAAAGTATTTTCATAAATGGGGCACTGGATTTCGATGAACTAAAATCATTTGTAAAAAATGATTTCGAAGAAATCGTATTTGAAACTTTTCCGGAAATAAAAGATATAAAAAATGATTTGTATGCTTCAGGGGCGGAATTTGCTTTGATGAGCGGAACAGGTTCAACGGTTTATGGAATATTTACGAATCTTCAGAAAGCAGCTTGGGCGGAAGATTTTTTCAGAAAAAAATATTTTACGTACCTGAATATTCCTTTTGAAAAAGGTTCTATTACCTGA
- a CDS encoding LD-carboxypeptidase: MNIIKPNKLKNGDLIGIISPASSPEDLSLIESGISYIDNLGYSTTMGKNVGKVRGYLAGTDEERVADLHQMFSDKNVRAIFCLRGGYGAVRLLDKIDYKLIKNNPKILVGFSEITALQMAFFRKAGLVTFGGPMVIPNFSRNISPFTEENFWETISSVKKRKPVEAKFLFGRNLKNPSGVSGRILGGNLAVLTSLIGSKYFPDLKESILFLEEISEPPYKIDRMLNQLKLNNVFKKVKGIILGSFIDCTEKDINKKTLTLEQVIEDYFGKLNIPVFHSFPHGHINDLVTFPFGVKVKLNLRSEKIEFLESGVR; encoded by the coding sequence ATGAATATTATTAAACCAAATAAACTAAAAAATGGAGATCTGATAGGAATCATTTCGCCTGCTTCATCACCTGAAGACTTATCACTGATTGAAAGTGGAATCAGTTACATTGATAATCTTGGATATTCAACTACTATGGGGAAAAATGTTGGTAAAGTGCGAGGTTATCTTGCTGGCACTGATGAGGAAAGAGTAGCCGACTTGCACCAGATGTTTTCTGATAAAAATGTTAGGGCGATATTTTGTCTTCGTGGTGGATATGGTGCAGTAAGATTGTTGGATAAAATTGATTACAAGCTGATTAAAAATAATCCTAAAATATTAGTTGGCTTTAGTGAGATCACTGCGCTTCAGATGGCGTTTTTCAGGAAGGCTGGATTAGTAACTTTTGGAGGACCAATGGTTATCCCAAATTTTTCAAGGAACATTAGTCCTTTTACTGAAGAGAATTTTTGGGAAACTATTTCTTCAGTTAAAAAACGAAAACCGGTTGAAGCAAAATTTCTTTTTGGGAGGAATCTAAAAAATCCTTCCGGAGTAAGTGGAAGAATTTTAGGTGGTAATCTTGCAGTCCTGACTTCATTAATAGGTAGTAAATATTTTCCTGATTTAAAAGAAAGCATTTTATTTCTGGAAGAAATTAGTGAACCTCCTTACAAAATCGATAGAATGTTAAATCAGCTAAAACTGAATAATGTTTTCAAAAAAGTTAAAGGAATTATTCTGGGCAGCTTTATCGATTGTACTGAGAAAGATATAAATAAAAAGACATTAACACTCGAACAGGTCATCGAAGATTATTTTGGTAAACTGAATATTCCGGTATTCCATTCATTCCCGCATGGTCATATTAATGATTTAGTAACATTTCCATTTGGTGTAAAAGTTAAACTTAATCTACGCAGTGAGAAAATAGAATTTCTGGAAAGCGGAGTCAGGTAA
- a CDS encoding glycosyltransferase family protein — MGSTRLPGKVLLPLADKPLILRMHERVKLSKYAGEIVIAVTNDQSDNQLFNLCQQNGINVFRGHPLDLLDRHYQAAKKFNADVVLKIPSDCPLIDPEIIDKVILYYINNREKFDFVSNLHPPTYPDGNDVEVMSFKTLESAWINAKKDFEREHSTPYIWENPDKFRIGNVEWETRKDYSMTHRFTIDYKEDYEFIRRVYEELYPTNKRFGLNDILNLLEEKPEIKKINEVYAGVNWYRNHLNELKTISPEQTKNI, encoded by the coding sequence ATGGGATCGACACGTTTGCCTGGAAAAGTGCTTCTTCCACTAGCTGACAAGCCTTTAATATTAAGAATGCACGAACGTGTGAAGCTTTCAAAATATGCAGGAGAAATTGTTATTGCAGTTACAAACGACCAATCTGATAATCAACTCTTCAATCTGTGTCAGCAAAATGGAATTAATGTATTTCGTGGTCATCCACTTGATCTGCTTGATCGCCATTATCAAGCAGCAAAAAAATTCAATGCTGATGTCGTCCTCAAAATACCTTCAGACTGTCCATTAATTGATCCGGAAATTATTGATAAAGTCATCCTGTATTATATTAACAACAGAGAAAAATTTGACTTTGTGAGTAACCTGCATCCTCCAACCTATCCGGACGGAAATGATGTTGAGGTGATGAGTTTTAAAACGCTCGAGAGCGCTTGGATCAATGCAAAAAAAGATTTTGAACGTGAACACTCAACACCCTACATTTGGGAAAACCCAGATAAATTCAGAATAGGAAATGTTGAGTGGGAAACCAGAAAAGATTATTCAATGACTCACAGGTTTACTATCGATTACAAGGAAGACTATGAGTTTATAAGAAGAGTTTACGAGGAACTATATCCAACAAATAAAAGATTCGGATTAAATGATATTCTTAATCTGCTCGAAGAAAAACCTGAAATAAAAAAAATAAATGAAGTTTATGCCGGAGTTAATTGGTACAGAAATCATCTCAATGAACTGAAAACAATTTCTCCGGAACAAACAAAAAATATTTAG